In the genome of bacterium, one region contains:
- a CDS encoding ABC transporter permease gives MRRDPPANAGAANVKRYLARRIGGAVVLLWVVASVVFFSLYLLPGDPALIILGGLDAHPSPEQVQRVRAQLGLDRPVVVQYLGWASGLLRGDLGRSLVSGRAVTTDLAVRLLRTLQLIVPAAGVAMAIGIPAGVYSARARDTLMDPIVSALTLLGFSVPVFVIGPGLVSIFTLWLGLLPSGGYVGAFQDPGGFAVHLILPALALAAAPAATTMRMTRSSILEQTSLDYVRTARSKGLGERQVVGRHVLRNALLPVLTVLGLQVGAMFAGSVLVETIFNWPGMNLFLLEALGQRDYPVIQAVVLVAASIFIAVNVLIDVTYALVDPRIRYA, from the coding sequence CGGCGGCGCCGTGGTGTTGTTGTGGGTGGTCGCCTCCGTGGTGTTTTTCTCGCTCTACCTGCTGCCGGGAGATCCCGCCCTGATCATCCTGGGCGGGCTGGATGCGCACCCGAGCCCGGAGCAGGTGCAGCGCGTCCGGGCCCAACTCGGCCTCGACCGCCCGGTGGTGGTCCAATATCTCGGCTGGGCGAGCGGACTGCTGCGCGGGGATCTCGGCCGGTCGTTGGTCTCCGGACGCGCGGTGACCACCGATCTGGCGGTGCGGCTGCTCCGCACCCTCCAGCTGATCGTCCCGGCCGCCGGCGTGGCGATGGCGATCGGCATTCCCGCCGGAGTGTACTCGGCGCGCGCGCGCGACACGCTGATGGATCCGATCGTTTCCGCGCTGACGCTGCTGGGGTTCTCCGTGCCGGTGTTCGTGATCGGGCCGGGACTGGTCTCGATCTTCACGCTCTGGCTGGGGCTTCTGCCGTCGGGCGGATACGTCGGCGCCTTCCAGGACCCGGGAGGGTTCGCGGTCCACCTGATCCTCCCCGCCCTGGCCCTGGCCGCCGCGCCCGCCGCGACCACGATGCGCATGACGCGCTCGTCCATCCTCGAGCAGACGTCGCTCGACTACGTGCGCACCGCCCGGTCGAAGGGGCTGGGCGAGAGACAGGTGGTCGGCCGCCACGTGCTGCGCAACGCCCTGCTGCCGGTGCTGACCGTGCTCGGCCTCCAGGTCGGCGCGATGTTTGCGGGCAGCGTCCTCGTCGAGACGATCTTCAACTGGCCGGGGATGAACCTATTCCTGCTCGAGGCGCTGGGCCAGCGCGACTACCCCGTCATCCAGGCGGTCGTCCTGGTCGCCGCGTCCATCTTCATCGCCGTCAACGTCCTGATCGACGTGACGTATGCCCTCGTCGACCCGCGCATCCGATACGCCTGA